The Phragmites australis chromosome 13, lpPhrAust1.1, whole genome shotgun sequence DNA window ccacatcgttcatcttgcattccttgctttggtcgtcaaatttctccctctttgttaacaatcttccaaaaaggactagatgcacatgttgaacttaaaaggaaaaaatattagagcacttgggagagagcttcacaaattatgatccaaaaaatgataccaattgtaatgataccaattgaaagctaTCAAAGCACActgatcataattcatgaaactcacataatatagtctaaactccccctatatgtgtgcatgcatatgatgagaaagaaatatatgcacaactagataatatgtcaagataggaagtttaagctatattattcatagaggtagcttaaataagCAAAGATTTGATagtgatatcaattgaagtatTTAACCATTGCATACTTCCAGGGACATATTGATTGCTCaatgagactacaagagatacaacttgtaacatatgttagtctcaaaatcacaacctataggatatacttcccctaaatgtgtgcatacaagtgttgaatactagtgagatatatgcatttgttattgataacaatagagatttatcctatacattggatcatggcacataaaagataccaaatgaaagacaagtgcaatgtaaataacctacaactaataaaccatataggttgctcatgggttagagataaacacaaccAACCTACTATATGAAAACCTATACTATGCATTGAAATAACTTGAAATAAGTACATACAACCCTAGATGAGGTAAAAAGACAATAATTAAGAGATTTTTGCATTTAGCTCATTTAActctttttacctttggatgagaatttgggtatgtgattattatgatcttcatcaatacacccatcttgtacacttgacttctttgcttgaatcttcacttcatcttgtaagctaagcctccaaatccctatagccacattgggcttcaagtcttctctAGAACCTAAACCGATTGGagtcccttcatgttggtgatgactttcttgggcacccaaatgggttggtttcacctccgatccttcttcccaaccatgtgtgcaaccaccttgccattttccttcttcttgaggttgtagtggttgctcttgatcttgttcttgtagttaggcttggtgtagaggttgggcgtcttgttggagaggtttgccatcttcttcttctccttagtctctttcttgacttgcttgcattggaatgacttgtggccttcttgatggcatttgaagcatgtcatggttgatccctccacaagcttcttcaccatgaaagcatagttatcttgagaaggttggacatgtcatttgccctttaaactcaccaagtccttcttgagcttctccacttcttgcttgagctcatcattttcttgtgtaatgaggttgttagatgattctacagtaacattcttaacacaaatctcattataaagggatgagctagataaatcaattaaatcatcataagacgtgtaagcatctaccttatgattgtaattaaataaagaggtagattgcttcaaaaggaccttagtttgagattcaatgcacttaaatttaTCTTTAAGCtgttcatgctccttgtttagtaaattgaatttgcataataattgttcataattagaaacaaatatagcatgaatgtcattaaatgcattgaatttcttaagctctttataTTGTTtattaagggccctttgttgctcattgatcaaattaaaGAGTTCATTATAGGAGGGAGAATCATCATCAGATTCaacatcacttacatcgctatccatacctttagtCATAAGACACTTATGAGATTGTTTgcgagacgacttgtgtgatgatgaccttgaggaaaaacttctcttggaggaatggatggtgatgctctcatcgcttgagtttgaatcttcatcattactcacccatcttcctatgcttgcgaatgccttggctcttccccaTGTTTCCCTCTTGtttttggtcttcttcttctccttcttgatatgatcaattgttttaaccaagtccttcatggagattgggtgatcaatcttggcattgatcttcttgatgttcttctccacttgtaacaagcacatgatatttctcattatgcACTTTCTTTGTTCCTTCATGTATTTTCAATGAGAcaattccaaatatcatgtgcattggtaagagaataaacacgattgagtgcatcaacacatatagatgataaaatgatactttttgccaatgcatctaattacctctccttattggtatcgatggcatgaataccacccctagaacacgttggagctccataaaggatatgctcccagtcggcatccggtcacggcctttgagccaccaagtcacaaagataaggcctccacccagatgagccaccaagctaccaaggcaagatctcactactagcctctcttctggttcctcaccaccgtgatcactttggagcttgagccacaaaagcAAGGGTCTCCATGTCCCCCACACAATTGCCTTGCTgccgctccataccaagttGGACGGTCAATAAGCTTGCCGATAAGTCACCAAggctccaaggtgccggcgtaccaagaaGTATACTATTGGATCATCCAAGCCGCCAACCAAACAACACCTTTTGGTGGATGGCCATCTTCTGGATGGCCATATCCATCGAACCAAACACACGGTAAATGACTCCAATAAAGTTTAGATTCCTAAAATGATactaaatgaaaaaaaaaataaactgcAAAGTTGTAAATCTTGTCGAGGGCTAtagttttcatataaagtttatcctcatccgagttcgtatgaaaaagttatcatttttttaagataagctattATCCATTATCACAGGCGATTTCTAATGTGAACCACCTCTGGGTACTAGATAGTTATTTCTAGGGACAGTTATTTATAACTGCCTCTTGTAATAGGTTTTCAGAGGCGATCTCTTTAGCGCCTTGTGGAAATTATCCATTTCCAAAGTCGTTCAACCAGAGGCGGGTGGGCTAAACGTCTCTGAAAATAGGTTACAACTTGTCTCtgaaatagttttttatagtgtcCCAAGAATGTTTAGAGTAAGGTATTCCTAGTTTTAAAAATTCGTAGAGCTAGAGCTATGTGTACATCGAATGTGTTTGCGTGAGCTATTTTATTTCTAGTTCAATCTAAAAATCGAGATTTAAATCATGTTATCTTAGCTTACTAACTCAAGATCTCATATGGAGCTAGAAGTTGAAGTCCTGTCAAATAAAACCTGATTCAATCTAATTAGCAGTCTATAGTCTAGACTAAATATAAATAATGTTAGAAACTGTCTTGAAAATAAAAGGATACAAACTCTGCTCTTGACAATCCAGTCGGttttattcttttccttttatctttaatacttaaaaaatacgtagtgaTTCTCGCACAGGCAGGACGTCCTGCCTACAGTCTTGCAGACTACCCCTAAAGTTCACAGAAATTACTCACCTTATGCTACTCAATCTCCACTACTCCGCTCGCATGTGTTCTGCTCTCGAAAATCCCGCTCCCGCGTTTCGTCTTTGGCTCGCGAGCCCGCCTACCTAGCGCGCTAGGTGCCATACACGTCGGTCACCTCCCACAGCTCTTAGCTGACACCCGCATATTTGCGGGCCCAATGACTAGTCCATTTAAAATCAGACTACAAGATGTAAAGCCTGCATGCTCCAGGAATTGCCCATAATGCCCATAACTGAGTGCTCAATATGACCTGAAAACATtgtcaccaaaaaaaaaaaaaaaagctgacATCTTCCCCATGAAACATTAAAAACCTAGCTGGAAGAGCTGTTGCCAATGTTTTTTTCAATTTTAAACCTGTTTGGATAGGGGGATTTGCATCCAATCATggaaatttgaactaaatcccAGAAATTTCTGAAGTAATCACATTGATCCAAATACACACTTACAGTGTTGAAAACCATGAAGAATATATAGTCATTCTGGATAACCATGAAGAATATATAGTCATTCTGGATAGTTTTAAACATAGCTGCTTAACATTTAAACTTAAGCAAGTTTGATGGCCTCAAATCTACTACGCCAAATAAAAAAGAGTGGACAGAGTATCAGAAGACAGATAAATAAATTTATCTCCACAAAAGAAAACGATAGTAGTAGGACTAGTAAAATTTTTATTTGCATCAATTATTGTACGGATGAAAAGAAGTCTTTGGCAGCCGAAGACTAGGAAACATCTCTGATCTCCGCAACTCGCTCTTTTTCTGTATACCGCCACTGCACCCAATAAGACACTGCGCTGCATTATTCATGTTTCTTTACTGTCTTCCACGGACATCTGGAGGAAGTCTCCCCACTGAAAGCTTCCCGACGTTTGTTTTGGCTCTTTACAGGCCGCTCTATATAAAGAAGCCTCCTCCCTCCGGTGCAAGCGGCCTCATATCACAGCTTCACCTTTCTGTCTCCTTTGTCCCTCCCACTTCAGCTCGGACCAAACAGCTCGCCGGCCAGGGACGGCGGCCGGTTGGCTGAACctcggcggcgccgccggcatCTTCTGCTTCAGTTAGCCTTCGTTTCATGATCCTCGCTGTGCGTCCATCCTTTTTCTCCTAAAAAAATGGCATGTATAAGTATTGCTTTGCTTGAATCATTTTCTGTTTTCGAAGATGGCATACACAAGAGAGTTCTTCCTATTTTCTCACTCTCTGTAGCTCTTATCACTcactaacaaaaaaaataattctTGGAGAGATTGTGTACATGTGAAAATGATTCAGTCCGGAGTGTTCCGGCCCACGTGTCAGCAAGTGTGGAAGCCTGGGGCTTGGGAGTTGGGGGGTCAAGGCAATGGGGTAAATTTACGGTCTGATTAGCAGTTAAATTAATGAGATAATTTTGTTATCAGCTTGGCCTTCGGCGGTGTACACTACCCAAAAGGGTCTGTGGAAAAACCATTAAAAACTAAACTTACACCATGTGACTcttaataatttatatttatgtgCATCAGCTACACTCAGAGTTCAAGTATATGCGATTATACTACTAGAATGAGtatcttctctatttttttaaaaaaagtttatgTCTATTTCttaaatatatgttatttttaaGAACTTGATTTTATTTCCAAATAGATGCCACCTTAGATTTTTAAGGTAGTGTTTTAGCAAACGACCATATTAAAGGCTATTGGAAAATAGAATTTCAAAACCCATATTAAAGGCTATTGAAAATAGAATTTGAATTGAAAAGTGTGATGGATTGATGGCTTAGGTGTTATTGATTGAATGTGAGAGAAATTGAGAGTGGTAAACATGTCATGAATGAAATAATTTATTGTAATCTTGTTCTAGTGTCGAAGACTAAAATGAcattaaaaaagaataaatgtaGTATATGTTTGGAAACAATTAATAGAAATTACTTGAAGGACTTTTGAAGTATGAAGTGGTTTCATTCCAATCGGGCTTCAATAAAAATCATAAGCAGTTTCCATGCTAGGAATAGGAAAACTGCTGTGCACAACAAATTGTGACTTCAGTGACTGATGTCTGGACCCTGTAAGTgagtgatgcatggatgatggaCCCCACATATCACTTTACAAAACTCTCGCTGTAACATGTTTCAGAaaaggcaaaagaaaaaaaactctcgCTGAAAAGGAACTTTTCTATTTGCATACGTAAATACTAGAATAGCATACATATTCTGAGCTGGCTCTGCTGTCAATTTTGTGTATCTCCCTTCTGGATCCAGCGATTCTAGAATTGATCTCATATCGACTCTACTCATTTAGTGATATTAGAATAGTACAATCACGAGGCAGATTCACTACGAGTTTTTGACTAAACTGTGCATTATTGCACCCTGTCGATTACAATTATGCTGCTGATTCACCAAGCGCCGGCACCGTTGCCCAATGTATCTTGGCTCTTTAAATTACTCCATTCATCCATTGCTTGGCACCAAAGGAACCTGGGTTTTTTCTTGTTCCTCTCTAAAGCTTCTGTCTCGGTTGACCCAATCTCTTCTTGTAAATGTAAAAATAAGAGTGATGCATAGCTTTCCCAACATCATCATCTGAAGTCTTGGGAGTTGGAAGATGCAGGTAGCAACTGGCGCAGCTTAGAGTTTGATATTCCCCCAGACTCCAACATCCTAAGAAGGCCTCCAAGGTGCTCGGAGGTGCACAGACAGAAGAAGCAAGAGATCAGAAATGTCGCTCGAGGTCGAGAACCCTGGGGTCGCAGAGTCGACCAACCGTCTCAGTCTCAAACGCTATGATTCGCTCTTCGGAGACGCAGAGAAGGTCTCTGGCGCCAAGTACCATGGCTCCGAGGTATGATCCTCTTGCAACCTCCCAATCATGGTACAGCAATGTTCTATCTGCCATGGAACAGTCTGACTGTTGTTTACCTTTTGGGTGGCACAGGGGAGCTGGTCCCGGACGCTGCATCTCGCTTTCCAGAGCGTCGGCATCATCTACGGCGACATCGGGACGTCGCCGCTGTATGTCTACTCCAGCACCTTCCCTGACGGCATCAGGAACAACGACGACCTGCTGGGCGTCTTGTCGCTCATCATCTACACCCTCATCGTAATACCGATGCTCAAGTACGTCTTCATCGTGCTGTATGCAAACGACAATGGAGATGGTAAGCTCGTACCTCTGAAATTTGGGCATGATATATTGAGGGCACGAGCAATGTTAGGTGTTTAAAGAAATCAAGTGTTAAGCATCTGGAAATTTTACAGTGCATTCAAATCAATAGGAGCCATTAATCTTTCTTGATTTAGTGGCTAATATTTACTATTACCTCTTAGTAGGTAAGAGGTCACCAATGACTATATAAGGATAATATCGACTTTTCACTTCGTATAATtaggaaagaaaataatattaCCATTAAAGCACAAGATAAATAAAGAAAGTAATAATGATTGTAATTATTGTTAGCTATACATGTCAAATTTGGTCATGCATGCACAAACGTGAGCTATGTTACTCTCTTTTCTTGAGACTCCATTTTCCTTTGACATGTTGTGCAAATTATAAATTACAATGTGTGATTATCACATAGGAAATTGAAATAACGAACTTTCAGTGTTAAGGcaagtttgatataaatttACATATTATTTCTGACAATACATATAACATGCTTAATATGTTTTTAAGTACTATGTTGCAAATTTTCAAAAACAGAATCACGCCCCCACGTATATATCTAACTTAGATCAAGAGAATAAATTCGTCACTCAACATGTAAATGCATGATTGGTGTAATTAATTGCTCATGTATTAATATTAGAAAGAGAATTGAATTCCTTTAAAACGTTCTCTTCTACAAATAGCTGATTACTTACCATACTAGGTAGATACTTCAATGGCCAAACTTGTTCTTGATCGATGGATGGTCGAGATTTAATATTCACCTTACTTTGTAGGAGGTAAGATGAGTACCGTAGAACAAcccatataaaaattataattttcaataCAAACAAAGACTACAAATACTTAAATATATTAACTATCTTGTTAGTACTAGTATAAGTATTGGTTCTTAAGTAAGCACCTTACCTTCCGTCTAAGTACCTGTGCCAATACAGTTGAGAAAAGAAGGaaacctaatttttttctataagcACCTCATCTGAGCACAACATTATATATGCTCTGAAGCACTTACTATATTCCTGCCGCTTTGTTGGTTATTTATAAACAACTAACTGCTATTATAGGTGGCACGTTTGCACTCTATTCGCTGATATCGCGGTACGCGAAGATCAGGCTGATCCCGAACCAGCAGGCAGAGGACGCAATGGTGTCAAATTACAGCATAGAAGCGCCGAGCTCGCAGCTGAGGAGGGCACAGTGGTTGAAGCAGAAGCTTGAATCTAGCAAGGCGGCCAAGATTGCACTCTTCACCCTCACAATCCTTGGCACATCCATGGTGATGGGCGACGGAACCTTGACCCCGGCAATATCTGGTAATGGAGACAGCAAATGGAGAGTCAGCAGTATGATCATGTTGTAACCATTTTGCAGAATATTAATGCGTTTTTGTTCATGGATGTGCTGCAGTGCTCTCTGCAGTGAGTGGGATCAGAGAAAAAGCGCCAAGACTGACTCAGAGTAAGTTTAAAGAACTGGCATGGTCCATGACCAATTGTCACCCTGTGATCTCACATCTAACACTCCGGTCGTCGTTTTTCGTACAGCGGAAGTAGTCTGGATCTCTGTGGCAATTCTGTTCATGCTCTTCTCAGTCCAGCGTTTTGGGACCGACAAGGTCGGGTACACCTTCGCTCCTATCATCTCGGTGTGGTTCCTTCTGATTGCTGGTACCGGAATGTACAACCTCGTCGTTCACGACATCGGTGTTCTGAGGGCCGTTAATCCGTGGTACATAGTAAAATACTTCAAAAGGAACGGGAAGGAAGGATGGGTTTCTCTTGGTGGTATTATCTTGTGCGTCACAGGTAACCTTTCTGACTTGAAATGCAACTGAAACTGATTCCATGACCTGCAAGGCTATAATCTGAATTCACCGTCATATGCAACAGGCACAGAAGGAATGTTTGCTGACCTGGGACATTTCAACATCAGGGCGGTTCAGGTAATGGCCAAAATGCACATGTGCTTTCGCTTCACTATTTATCACAGTCAACTCTGCATCTAGTTTTCAAAAGTAGGAGTTTGTCCCCCAGGTCCCAGAACAGAAGCATCTTTACAGTGGTTTCTGAATTTTCTCTTGCAGATCAGCTTCAACGGTATATTGTTCCCGTCAGTGGCACTATGTTACATCGGGCAGGCAGCATACTTGAGGAAATTTCCAGAGAACGTTGGAGATACCTTCTACAGATCCATCCCAGGTATTAAAAGAATTAATACTGCAGCTTTGCTTCTTGAAAATGACTTACGTTATGAACACACAACAAATTAAATGACTCCCTTTGCTGGTGCAGCACCTTTGTTCTGGCCAACCTTCATCGTTGCAATTCTTGCTGCTATTATTGCAAGCCAAGCTATGCTCTCTGGTGCATTTGCCATCCTCTCCAAGGCGCTGTCGCTCGGTTGTCTGCCCAGGGTCCAAGTGATCCACACCTCAAAGCAGTACGAGGGGCAGGTGTACATTCCTGAGGTGAACTTCATGATGGGATTGGCGAGCATCATAGTCACAA harbors:
- the LOC133889017 gene encoding potassium transporter 1-like isoform X1, with protein sequence MSLEVENPGVAESTNRLSLKRYDSLFGDAEKVSGAKYHGSEGSWSRTLHLAFQSVGIIYGDIGTSPLYVYSSTFPDGIRNNDDLLGVLSLIIYTLIVIPMLKYVFIVLYANDNGDGGTFALYSLISRYAKIRLIPNQQAEDAMVSNYSIEAPSSQLRRAQWLKQKLESSKAAKIALFTLTILGTSMVMGDGTLTPAISVLSAVSGIREKAPRLTQTEVVWISVAILFMLFSVQRFGTDKVGYTFAPIISVWFLLIAGTGMYNLVVHDIGVLRAVNPWYIVKYFKRNGKEGWVSLGGIILCVTGTEGMFADLGHFNIRAVQISFNGILFPSVALCYIGQAAYLRKFPENVGDTFYRSIPAPLFWPTFIVAILAAIIASQAMLSGAFAILSKALSLGCLPRVQVIHTSKQYEGQVYIPEVNFMMGLASIIVTIAFRTTTSIGNAYGICVVTTFSITTHLMTIVMLLIWKKHIIFVLLFYVVFGFTELIYLSSILSKFIQGGYLPFCFALVLMTLMATWHYVHVKRYWYELDHVVPTNEMTTLLEKNDVRRIPGVALLYTELVQGIPPVFPRLIKKIPSVHSIFVFMSIKHLPIPHVVPAERLLFRQVGPREHRMFRCVARYGYSDMLEEPKEFAGFLVDRLKMFIQEEIAFAQSKAENDETSSAAEVSEAQTRPRRSTQPAVHSEEATQPRVSSHSGRITFHANQTVEEEKQLIDREVERGVVYLMGEANVSAGPKSSILKVVVVNYIYTFLRKNLPEGHKALSIPKDQLLKVGITYEI